The genomic window tgtctgttgtgatgccgtgTGGATAGaatgatcccttggtagtagagggaggaccagtgtaggtaaaccggagtttcccggcctgattgaccaccactactgcacgggctccacggtctgacacacagatatctaggttcctgttctcactgatgtatttaatgttatcactagatgaatagagaggttgtcctttgtcatcgtactgaatactttgtttctctgtggagccagagtaacacacaacttttgtttgtttatcatcactgtccatgacaaccaggaggtcaccagaggaggtactacagacaccgcgaggtctccacccctgtagtctgatcactgtctgtatctgtgtattcttcactatgttcacagttctatcatcgtcatcagtataaactagatccccactccttgtcactgctatgtcctcTGGAGCGtaccctgacttggtttggactgacttcactagttccccCTGCAGGTTGTAGAGACTCATCATCTTATTAATATAACTACACGCCCAGATTTCTTCATCACTGTGACAAGTAACACTGTATAAGTATTTATACTGTATCTGTATGGTGGAGATGATCCGTGGCTCATCAAGCAGTGGTTTGAGAGAAGAGGATCCAGCTTCTGATATttccatggtgtagccatgttccTCTGTTGTAATGGAGAATGCTGACAGGAGACCAAATTGTTGGTAAAGTTGTTCTGGGTTAATTTTCTGAGGGGTGAAGTTTGGTAGAGATACTGTGAGTTTAGGaagcaatcttctgaattcagcaatcctggatttgtaggcagagacacggctgacatcattggagtccagtaacttcagatcagcaatgctctgtgtgatttcagaaatggtgcgtgtgatttcatcttcctgtttgtttaagacagccaggtgtttggcgtccatttcatcaagatcagatttcagtttctgtATAATGGTGTCTATTACTCTGTGCCAGACTTCTCCATGTTTGTTGATTGCTGATGTCAATTTCTCTGAGTTTTTACTCAGATCAGCTTTCTGCACTGTTATTTTGTTTGCAACCTCTTGGTATTTAGGAGAAAGGGATTCAACTAGTTCTTGCATATCTTTTTGTATATCTTCTCTTTTCTTTTCATAGTTGGTATAAATGTCTACTAACTTATGATTTTTGTGACTTTCAGAGGAAACACAAAGgacacaaataggaatgtcacattgttcacagtgaAGCTCACATTGCTTGGGGGAATGTTTTGTGCAAATGGGATAATTTGGAGTAGATCCTCGGTCTTTGAACGGTACCACCTGATGTTTTTTTGATAAATCCAGCATGTGTTCTCCAACACAAGCTTTGCAGAGATTGGTCTGACAGAAGTCACAGTGTAGTGGGGGGACAGGAGTATCACACACATCACAACGCACCACATCCTGGGCACTGCTTCGGGGATCCATGGTCAAGTCCTTTATGTATGGTGCATCTAccctgaaatatacatgtatatcattaattCCAATCCTATTGGAAtagattatatttatatatacataaatctatgtaaattttgtatccTGATAAAATGCTTTTCTTATCAAATTAATGTGAATGAAAGTTTTCAATGTAATATGCATAGCCATTCTCTCCTTAACTATGCAATCAAGCATACTAACAACATATCAAATAGATTTaagtatatttttcatgatccacaatttatcaaaatcaagATCAGTGAAACAATTATCAGACAtgtcaaatttcattatttcattcCATTTCTCTTAATAATCCATTTTTGAAACTTGATATCTCAATTAAATGAATTACAGACTATAAGAAAATGCCAGTTTCATTCCTATTAATTTTCTAATGTACTGAAACTCCATTTACTATAAGATTCTAGATTTCCTGTTGTACAAGATAGTAATCCATTTTAATGgcaaaaaccgatttcagttgaCTGGCATATGACAATTATTGTGGtctgtaattaattaattttggctggcaattaatttttacaaatttagtTAATCAAATGCTATGACACTTAATGGATGATTGGCCTATCAATAAcaagtttaatattttaatagatATGAAACCACAATATTTGTTGTTATCGGTCTacttaataatgatttttactGATACATTCCTGTAGCGCATGACATCTACAAACCTTGTACACTTTGGTTCATGTTGACAATGTACAGATGTTGTAATGGAAGTTCAGCTGGGGAAATCTGCAGTTTCTCAAAAGACAGGcctataaataacaacaaacaaatcaaaatcaataacatcAATTACCAAATTTTggtttaaacaagaggccaactggccttaacggtcacctgagtagcatatatcccatacacaaacttgtcatggagtctcatatatgcatctaattaattaggttttatactggagtagaaaaattataaacttgTAATGACcaccacatttcaaaaagaactgtgaaagctataattttggtgaacaactaaaagatctggtctacaaaatcatgatatcatgatttcagttttcctttcaggtgtgtgggagtaaagaagataaatttttaacgttatatgcattaacatctatacatccattttggccctgccctagagtcaaaacccatccttgatgggacatgaaaattaaaatttcagtagaggacttcctagtaaacataattattagtcagttttttatacagatgagtgagaatagagaagaagatttttaaacattatatgcattatatgcattatgcattaacactatattgccccccccccctccccccaacaACACCTAataaaggggtcatgaatttcacaattttgatagagggcctcatggacatcataatcatgcatttagtttttaacaaatatatatgggagtagagaagaagattttctaagatttaatacattttcactatttggccatattggcccaaccctcgagcctgaacccctgacctaggggtcatgaatttcacaatttaggtagagggcttcatggacatcataatcatgcatttaaatttttaaaaatatatatgggagtagagaagattttctaacatttaatacatttttactatatggccatattggccccaccctagagcctgaacccctgacccaggggtcatgaatttcacaatttaggtagagggcttaatggacatcataatcatgcatttagttttttaaaaatatatatggtagtagaggagaagattttctaagatttaatacatttttaatattggccccaccctagagccagaacccctgacccaagggtcatgaatttcacaattttggtagaaggcttcatggacatcataaccatgcaaccagttttttcatcacatgcgtgggagtagagaagaagatttttgaaaatttggctttttttgcatattttgccccgcccgtggcaccccaggggtggtagagccatgaatttcacaatttagattcttcttaccataaagatgcttcacaccaaaaatggtaatgaTTGGCcaggtagttttcaagaagttaaaaatgtaaaattgttaacgcacgacgcacgatgacggacgaagaccaattgcaataggtcacctgagtgactcaggtgacctaaaaaacaaatttcataatttgtaCAGCTTTTAGAATCTCACATCAAAGGTTATACAGTATAAGGTATCTAATCAGTAAAAAACCTTTTACACCCATAGACTTTGTACTTTCCACTACTGTTTTCTTTGATAAcacctttaatttcaaatgatattGCAAAGTAACCAACAATAGATATTGGGTCAGTGTTCCTTGCATTAACGCATGTCAAtctactgggggggggggggggggcaatgtgTAAGGTtcctttcttaaaaataatagcaaattaacatattttcacctgaatgtgtaataaaaataaagagagaAGGGCTATGTTAATATC from Magallana gigas chromosome 9, xbMagGiga1.1, whole genome shotgun sequence includes these protein-coding regions:
- the LOC117691856 gene encoding E3 ubiquitin-protein ligase TRIM71, whose product is MDPRSSAQDVVRCDVCDTPVPPLHCDFCQTNLCKACVGEHMLDLSKKHQVVPFKDRGSTPNYPICTKHSPKQCELHCEQCDIPICVLCVSSESHKNHKLVDIYTNYEKKREDIQKDMQELVESLSPKYQEVANKITVQKADLSKNSEKLTSAINKHGEVWHRVIDTIIQKLKSDLDEMDAKHLAVLNKQEDEITRTISEITQSIADLKLLDSNDVSRVSAYKSRIAEFRRLLPKLTVSLPNFTPQKINPEQLYQQFGLLSAFSITTEEHGYTMEISEAGSSSLKPLLDEPRIISTIQIQYKYLYSVTCHSDEEIWACSYINKMMSLYNLQGELVKSVQTKSGYAPEDIAVTRSGDLVYTDDDDRTVNIVKNTQIQTVIRLQGWRPRGVCSTSSGDLLVVMDSDDKQTKVVCYSGSTEKQSIQYDDKGQPLYSSSDNIKYISENRNLDICVSDRGARAVVVVNQAGKLRFTYTGPPSTTKGSFYPHGITTDSQGRILTADYVNHRIHILGQDGQFLRYIDNCHLQYPWGLCVDTRDNLFVAEYYTGKVKIIQYLM